A region of the Paenibacillus sp. J23TS9 genome:
ACAAGCTTCCTGAGCAAGACCGTTATAAGCGCCCATACCAAGGTAGATGAACTTGTTAAGCTCCGGATGTCCGTCAATAACCGCCTTGGCTGCTGCATCTCCATTAACGACGATATCTTTGCTGAGTTCCATCACTTCTTTCAGTTCGGCAAGATGAGCTTCGCTCCCAGCTGCTTTCGCCATCGCTGCCTGCAGCATGAAAGTCATACTGCTGAAGGATTTCGTCATGACGGTACTTTTTTCCTTGCCCAGTGGAGATACGAGACATGGCACATTTTTCGCCATCGTGCTCTCTTCATCACAGGTCATGCCGCAAGTCGTCCAGCCGGCAAGATCCTTAACCGAATTCAGCGCCAAAATCACTTCAGAGGATTCACCGGAACGGGAAATTCCAACGAGAAGCACTTCTTTCTTTGCAGCCACGGCCTGCTCTCTAAACAGATAAATTTCTGAAGACGGATGCGCGCTTGCGCTCTTTCCGGTCCATTTGCGGAAGGTGCTTGCTGCAGTCAATGCAAGATAGTAAGAGGTTCCCGATCCGATAAAGAGCACCTCGTCATATTTGTCGCTCTTGAAATATTGGTCTACCCAGTCCTGCTGCTTCTCCAGCTGCTTCCAAGCGGCAGCCAGTGCTTCGCTTTGTCCTCCGATTTCCGGATACGTCAATACACCATACTGTTCTGACACTAAATATCCACCCCAGTCTTTAATAATGTAATGATGAGTCGTTATAATGACATTATATTTCACCATAATGAAATATTCAATCATAATAATGATTTATTTTTGCAAAAATTCAGCAGTACTTATCATCTTCAATTGATTTGAAGCGAATAAATGAAATAAGGATTTACCTATGAAGTAGAAAACCTATTTATAAGAAAGCCTTATGTATCCGGATGCCATTTTCTTCATATCCACTGTTAACCTTGTCTTTTTATGGGCTACGTTCTGCTTATCGTATAAGAAGCTCTTCCCGATTCCTTGCGCGTTTTTTTTCGGTACTCACCCGGCAGATAACCTGTAATATCCCGAAACACCTTGAAAAAGTATTTTTCATTCGGGTAACCGGACTGTACAGAAATCCACTGCACCGGTTTATTCGTCTGCCGCAGCAGCGATTTGGCATGCTCAATCCTAAGCTCACGCACATAATCATGAAATGTTCTGCCGACAATGTCCTTAAAACAGCGGCTGAAATAACTACGGCTCATGTTAACCTTTTGAGCTACATCAGGCAGCAATAATTCAGTTTGAAAATACTCCCGGATCAAGCCCTTGGCATTGCTTATACATTCCTGAACTTCCTCAGAATAGGCAGAGCATGATTCTTCAACTAAGATCAGCTCCATGCTTTCATCCGGGTCAGAGGCATTTCCGCTCTTCCCCGTGTGAATGCGATCTGAGATTCGGATCAATATGCTGTCAAGCTGTTCCTGTTCCAATTCTATTTTCGTAATATAATCCACCGCTCCGAGCCGCAGCGCCTCTTGGATCAGCGTAAAATCATGATGAAATGTAAGCACCACCATGCAGATGTGGGGATACTTTGCTTTAACTTCCTTCATAAGCTCCAGACCGGACATAACGGGCATCGCCAGATCGGTTATCATCAGATCTACCTCCGTAATTTCCAGCAGCTCCAGTGCCTTTTCACCATTACTCGCTTCTCCAGCTACCGTAAAGCCGTATTTTTGCCATGGCATAATCCCGATAAATCCCTTTCTCACCAGATGGTCATCATCCACAATCAGCACACTCGTCATATGCAGCATCTCCTTTATCCTGAATGGGTATGGTCAACATAACTGTAGTGGAAACCCCCGGGGTACTTTCAATGGTGAAGGCGGCTCTGCCGCCATAATGGCTTTTCAGCATACGCACCACATATTGCAGTCCGATGCCCATTCCTACTTTGCCTTCCTTTTCTTTGTGACCCTCTATCAAGCGCCGGATCGTTTCCGGATCCATGCCTCTTCCGTTATCACGGACGGCAATTCCCAGCAGTTCCTCTGCGCCTTGCACCTCACGAATCTCCACTTCGATAACGCCATCTCCATCGAGGCCATGGTAAAGAGCATTTTCTACAATCGGCTGTAAAATAAAACGTGGAATAGGCAAATCAAGCACATGGGGTTCGGCTTCAATGTGAATTTCAAAACAAACGTTATACCTTACTTCCTGCAGGGAAATATAGCTTCGGATGGCCTCCAGCTCCGCCCGCACCGTCGGTTCGCCACCTTTGCCAAGATTGTAATAAAGCAGCTTATTGAGTGTGGATACCAACCTGTCGATTTGCGTCTGTCCTTCGCCTCTTGCCATCCAACGAATCGTATCCAGCGTGTTGTGAATAAAATGCGGGTTGATCTGATTCATCAGCTTTTCCAGCTCAAGCTCTGATTTTTCTCGTTCACTCTTCTCAATATCTTCAATTAAACAGGTAATCCGGGTACGCATATGATCAAACTGTCCGTGAATCATGTCAAATTCCAAATTGCTCGGACGGCGCGGACGGTTCGTCAGCTTATGATTTTTCACGTCCCGTATCTCCCGGATCAGCCCCCGCAGTGGATTGTAAAACATGCGCCAAATCAACAGCGCAAACACAAAGCTAATGAACAAAGCTACAATAACCGTACCCGTAAATTTTCTGATCCACTTATTCACTTCATATTCATAGGAGGACTTTGAAATCACTGTGACAACTTTCCAGCCTTGATTACTCGGTTCGGAGAAAGCAAAGTAACCTTTGACCAGGCTTTTGTTCTCCCCAACATCAGCAAACCGGGTTCCCTCCGGGAAATCGTTTTGCACCTCACTGAAGGCAATACGTCCTTCCGCATCCACAATTAAATGCTCATAACCTTCAGTTCCCTCCTGGTTCTGGATCAATGCCTCCACCCATTTATAGTTCGTCTCGATATAAACATAGATATCGTCTCTTTCTTTTAGATCCACCTTGCGGACTGCGGAGAAAACCAGATGACCGTCAAGCGGATTAAATGACTTATGGGGGCCGTAATAAGATATCCGATTCGCCTTTAGCAGCAGCGGCAATTTGTCCAAGGAGAACTTCGGGTCCGCCATATAATTCTCAAAGTACCGTTCATTCGTCTCTATCGAAAAGTAGAAGATCATTCCTAGGTTCGGATTCGTAAAACTAATGACGCCAATTTCACTTTCGATTTCATCCTGCAGCGCTTTTTTGCCGTAGGCTTTTGCATTTAGATATTTCTCGACATCCTGGCCCACTTTGCCCTCAAAAGCGAGCTGCTGGGATACGTGATTCATTTGGGAAAAGGTGTTGTCGAGCGACATTCTTACCTCATGCAGATGATTGATCACGCCTGCCTTCGTTTTGTTCTCCTGCAAGGACAGCATGGAGTAATACGAAATGCTTCCAAGAATAGCAAGCGGAAGCAATGCAGTCAGCGATAGAATGATCAGCAGGCGGTTCCGCAGAGAATAAGGCAGCTTAAACAGACGAAGCACAGACCTATTCCATTTCTCCATACCATCCTCCCGAGAGATATGTCATTCCATGTTATGTATCCGCTTTCAATTATAGATATGAGTTGATTATATGGAGCCCTGCCATCGGCATCAAGGTAAAATATACCTACCGCCCCTTATAATTTGTTTTTTCCTTTATTATATCCCAGTTAAAGCCACGCAAAGTCAGGATTCTACTCCTGACGCGTTGCATTCGGTGCCGAGCTTCGGCTGCTAAAAAAAGACGAATTTGAACCTTCAGTGGATAAAAACGGACTTGAATCCACAAAAAGAGGGTGTCCCCAAAGGCTTAAAGCCTGCCTTTGGGACACCCTCACATCATGCTCCATCTGTGATCTGAAGATCCAGCTCTCCATGATCCGGTAATTGGTATAGCTCCAGCTCATACAATGCATACATATTCCAAGTCCTGAAATCGGCATCGTTAATTATAATTTTCAATTTCCGCACTTGGCTCACATCCGGAATACTGGCGTACGTCTTCTCCATCACGTTATCGTCCTTATCACTTCTCCACTCCACCGGAACATGACGGGATACCGTCTCAAAGTTCGTACCATCTGACGATATCTGTACATCCATATCATTAATTCCCTGAAGGAGGCCGGAGGTCGTCGCCATAACAATCGTATTAAAGGATTGCGGCTGATCCCAAGTCACGACAATTTCATGCGGAAACGGATGGGTGTCGTTGTAACCCTGTGGACTGGCAAACATCGTACCATAGTCGCCGTCGGCCATTTTCTGAGGACCGTAGGTCACGCCCTGGTCTCCAGTACGCGCCGCGGTGGCTGTAATCGATGAGTAGGTTCGAGCTGCATTGGATCCAGGTTCGTTATTATTGCCTTTTATAAGACTCAGCGTATATTCCTTCGTCGTCTTCCCATCGGATGCCATGGAGAGAATGGTGATACGGCTCTTTCCATCTGGAATATTGGCTGTCCCGGCCTCACCCGCTGCAATCGGCTTCCCATTGATAAGCATTGTACCGTTCCCATCCTTTTGCTTCGGAGTAACCGTTACGGCATTCACATCTTCTGGCAGCAGAATTTTATACTCTCTGATGCCACTGTCAAACTGGAAAGATGGCAACGGATCGATCATGATGCTGCTAAGAGATGCGTCATACGTTTGCTGGCCATCGTACATCTGTACGCGGAAAGCATCAAAATGCAGGCTTTTGTTGCCCATATTGACTACCTTGATCTTATGTCTGCCTTGTGACAGGTTACGGTCATGGTAGATCGTAAAATAATCATGCTGCACTTTCTCATATGCATCCACGATCACCGGCTCTGCATCATCGATTGAAATTGCGACTTTTCCGGCGCTATCATTTTTCTCCACAACGACGTCGATCCCCGTGCCTTCAAACTCGTACTCTACCGCATCATTCGCCGTTTCCGTCACTCGGACACCACCCTGGTAGGCATATTGGCGGCTCTTATCAAACCAGTTCCCGGTATAGGTCAGATCGCCGCTCGAATTATCCACCATGTAAGTGAGGGGCATTTCCTGTCCGTCGTATGGACTTTCCGGAATGGGAATATCTCCCGCTTGTTCACCGGCTGCTGCACGGACCATATAGTCATGAAGCGATTTGACGTAATCTGGTGAAAGCGTGTATTTTCTAGCATCCTCCGGGCTGACTGCAAGGTCGGCAATCTGCGCCGCTAGCTCCGGACGGGTCTCTTTTATTTTGTACAGCAGCTCATACTCTTCCAGACCATCCCGCTGAGCTTCGTAGCGAACGGAGCTTTTGACCGTCATATTCTTTGTGTCAGGGTAGACGATCGTCGAGTCTCCGTACCAGCTGCCGACATACCAAGCGTTCCAAGCCCAGTGCAGGTGACCCTGCACACCATCCTGAAAGAGATTCCAATACAGTAGTCTGCCCGTTAATGTCGGCTGTGTCCAAAAGCGATTGAGCCATGGCGGTTGGTTCACTTCACAGGTATAGACCCACAAATCCTGGCCTGCTGCTTGCTCGGCCTTATACTGATCCTTTTTCTCCTGAAAAGCTGGAGTTAAGGGGACCCACACATCCACATACGGTTTCGTCTTCTCATTTAATAGAATGCCATTGGGATCAGCATCGACCGTCTTGAAATCAGGGACAATCTGCTTCACCTTTTTCGCGATATAGGTCCAGTAATTGGTTGCATTGTCGTCGATCGGCTCATCCCGGATATGCTGGTACCAGGTGAAGCCGTTCTCTTTTGTCCAGCCTTTTTCCACCAAATGATCATGCAGAGCGGTTAAGTAGTTTTCCAGAAAAGCATCGGTCTGAGGCAGTGCATCCGGCAGCTTCGTATTCCAGGAGGCATCGGGCTTTTCGCTCGCCGGCATATAGTTCAAGATATGGATTAAATGGGCATTCGCAAAATCCTTCATTCCTCTGTCTATGAAGATCTGCATGTATCTATCAAACAGGGACCAATCGATATCGTCCGGAATGCCGTTCACAAACTCGGAAAGATTCGTTCCCGTCTCCTTTAAAAACAGATCCGTCCGCACCCATATCATATTTTGCCTGTACTCCGTCATTACTTTGGCGAAGTTATCCATCAGCTTAAACCATTTGTTGCTGTATGTTTTCACGCCGTAATAATATTGGCCGACATCAAAGGCATTTGAGGAAGCATCGCCAAATTGCATGCCATCCCACGTAAAACCGTTGGTCATCGCCCAAATATAGTTCATAAAATGAGCCTCTGAGGTTTGGGGAATCTCCACGTTAGCCACTTCAACCTGCAGCGGTACAGTATAGTCGCCACGATTGGTTTTGATGGTCACATTCCCTTGGTATACCCCGGGTTCTGCTGAAGACGGCACGTAGCTCGTAATAAAAATGGGCTGCGTCGAGTTCGCGGCCGTCTTCATGGATTTCTCGTTCGACAGAGGATCGGGTATATCCGATTCGGGATAAATCTGCTCGCCTACCCGTTCAGGATTAAACAAGTTAGGCTGTACCGTATCCGGCAGCTCATACTCCTCGAAATGGTATTGCAGATTACTGCTTGCTATGGATTTCCGGTTGGCAGATACCAGGTCCGAAAATTGAACCTTGGTGATCTTAAAATCCGAAGCTCCCCTGACGGCAATTTGCGAGCTTTCATATTCGTTTTTAGCCGATACGATTTGGATACTCGTTACCGGATTTTGAGGAAGTGCACTGGTCCGGTATACGGTCTTCAGGGAATTCACAACCCATACATCGAGCTCGCCATGGCCTGCATATGAAACGGGAGCCGCAGACAGCAATAAAATCATGATTAGTAGGAAAGACGGAATTTTTCTTCGCATGGAAAATCATCGCCTCCGTGATTTCATGAAATGGACTTTTTACTTTTGAACCCTATGACTGCTTTCAGCCGGGTATGATGCTCATTTCCGATAGATGGACGGTCCGTCGTTCCAGTCGTGAGCGCTCAGCGGCAAAAGCCATCATATGGCTCTCTACGGATTTAGCAGCAGACGTCAGTACTTCGTTTTGGCCATTCCCACGAATCACCCGGATAAAATCACGAATCAATCCATAGTCGCCTCCACCATGACCGATATGGCCGCCCTGATTGCCCAGCCTGATTATTTCACGCTTGCCAGTGCCGAAGCTGATCCATTCAATTTCATTTTTCTCCATATGGCCACGGATTTCGCCCTTCGTTCCCATCAGCTTCAGCGTCCGGTTGCATTCCTCGGTAAATGCCGTCATGGTAAAGACAGCCGTTACTTCATTGGCGAATTCCATGCTGACCACCTGATGATCAACCACATCGTTATCACAGTGATAGACGCAGCGTCCATAAGGACCGGTTTGGAGAGCCTCATATTTGGCCTCGTAGCTCCTATAATGATGCGTGACCGCCATGTCCATCCAAGTCGGCTCATCCGTTAAATATATTTTAGGCGCATAATATGGGCATTCCTCGGCCATAGGACAGCCGTCCAGACAGCGCTTTGGCGCCCCATCCGGCGCATTCTCCGCCTTAAAGTGCGACAGATGCCCATAAGAGGATAGGCTAATACAATCATCACCGGCTAACCACAGAAGAATGTCCATATCATGGCAGGATTTGGCCAATATCATGGGATTCGATTCCTTGGAGTTTCTCCAATTACCGCGGACAAAGCTATGGGCCTGATGCCAGTAAGCCACATTCTCGTTATGCTGGATCGACATCAAATCTCCGATAGCTCCCTGATCCAGCAGCTGCCTAATCGTTTGAAAAAACACAGTATAGCGCAGCACATGGCATATCGTCAGCACCCTGCCGTATCGATCCGCCTGATCCTTCATTTGAATACATTCTTCAAGACTCGGCGACATCGGCTTCTCCAGCATGACATGATAGCCGGCTTCAAGTGCCTTCATCGTCGGTTCAAAATGCATCCGGTCCTGTGTACAGATCAGTACGGCATCGGCAACTGGCGGGACTGCCAGCAGTTTATTCCAATCGGTGAAGCTGTTCTCTTCGGGGATACCGTGATCCTTCATGATCTGTTCGCGGCGAACAGGATCCGGATCGGCAACCGCCACCACCTTGAGATCCATAGGAAAATGCTTCGCGTAACCGGTATATATCCCTCCTCGCAGGCCTGCACCGATCAAGGCTACGGTTACTTGTTTCATCAACGCCACTCCTTCCATTTAAGAACTTAGCCGCTATTCCTTTACCGATCCGAGTAAAATGCCCTGTATAAAGTATTTCTGCAAAAATGGATACACGACCAGAACAGGAATAACGGCAACGACGATCTTCGCCGCATTCAGTGTCTGGTTAGACAGCTGTCTCATCAACTCATATTTGTTCGGATCCGAACTCATCGTGCTGATACTCATCTGCACGACAAGCTGCTGGATATATGTCTGAAGCGGATAATGCTCCACGCTTCTCATGAAAATCATACCGTCAAAAAACGAGTTCCAATGTCCGACGATGCTGAACAAGGTCACCGTGGCAATCGAAGGCATCGACAGCGGGATATACACCTGGAATAACATGTACCAGGGTCCTGCTCCATCCATGCTGCCGGCCTCATTCAGCTCCTTCGGGATGCTGCGGAAGAAATTCATGAGCAAAATCACATTAAAGATCGGAACCGCACTTGGCAGCACCAGAGCCCAGATCGAATCAAATAATCCCAGGCTCTTCACTAAAATATAGAGAGGGATAATTCCACCGCTAAACAGCATCGTAAAAACAAGAAACCACATGTAAGCATTGCGGCCGGTAAATTGCTCACTGCTGCGGGACAACGGATAAGCCATAAGCGTGGTCATCAAAAAATTGATCGCTCCGCCCAGCAGCACTCTTTCCAGGGACACCATAAAAGAATGTGAAAACTTGGAGTCTGCCATGATCTGCTTATAGGCAAAGAGGTTGAATCCTTTGGGCCAGAACATGACAGAGCCTGCGGCAGCGTATGCCTTGTTACTGAAAGAAACTGCTACGGTATGAATGATAGGTGCGATAGACGACAAGGCAATGAACAGCATCACGAAGATTAATGCCGCATACCATATTTTTGCTGAAGCCGTTTGGCTGCGTACCATGAAATCACCCCCTTAGAAAATGCGATAATTCGCATACTTGTACGCCAGCCTATAAGAAAGAATGATGAGTATAAATGCGATCACCGATTTCATGAGGCCGATGGCCGTCGCAAAGCCATATTGACCGTCCAGAATTCCCGCCCGGTACACATAGGTATCGATCACATCGGAAGATTCATAAACCACCGGCGAATACATATTAAAAATCTGGTCAAATCCGGCATTGAGAATATTTCCGATCGCCAGTGTCGCGAGTAAAATAATCGTGGCTCTGAGCAAGGGCAACGTAATGAGCCGGGTTCTCTTCCTCCAATTGGCGCCATCGATGGACGCTGCCTCATAGAGACTGGGATCGATGCCGGCCAGTGCGGCCAAATAAATGATCGTGTTAAATCCGAACTCTTTCCACACGTCGCTGCCAATCAGAATGTAAGGGAAATAGCGGTTATCCCCCATAAATTGAATCGGTTCTACGCCAAATGAACCTAGGATCCGGTTCACCATCCCGTCGGTAAGGAGCAGATCTGAGAATATTCCCGCCAGAATCACCCAGGACAGAAAATGCGGCAGGTAGACGATCGTCTGAACGGTCCGTTTAAACGCCCGCTGCCGGACTTCGTTGAGCAGAACAGCAAAAACCAGCGGGACAATCAGGTTGGCAATGACTTTGGATATGGCGAGAAACAACGTATTGTAAATAATGACTTTACTGTCGCTCAGCTCGAAGAAGTAAGTGAAATTCTCCATTCCGACCCAAGGAGATCCGAAGATCCCCTTGCTGATTTTATAATCCTGAAAAGCCATTAGAAGACCGAACATCGGAATAACGGAAAAGATGACGAGCAGGATCACGCCGGGCAGCAGCATCAAGTGGTAATGCCCTTGGAACGACTTCCGGCGCTTTTTTCCTGGCTTTAACATGGAAAAACGCTCCCGTGGCTGGATCGTAAGGCGGCTTCCTTCGATATTTCCCCTCATTACTTCACAGCCTCTTGGATTTCTTTCATAATCTGCTCCCCGCCCTGAGCTTTCCACTCGGCAACGAATTGATCGAACGCATCCAGCGGCAGTTCACCGAGTACGATTTTAAAATAGGTTTCCGTTTCGAGCTTTTGCAGATTGCTCCAGCGCTTTTCCATGGTTTTCGTGGTGGCTGTGTAGAGTGAGTAAACTTCGTTGAACTTCACGTCCTCCATCGGCTGCCCGCCAACCAGATAGGAGAAAGGAGGT
Encoded here:
- a CDS encoding sugar ABC transporter permease — its product is MLKPGKKRRKSFQGHYHLMLLPGVILLVIFSVIPMFGLLMAFQDYKISKGIFGSPWVGMENFTYFFELSDSKVIIYNTLFLAISKVIANLIVPLVFAVLLNEVRQRAFKRTVQTIVYLPHFLSWVILAGIFSDLLLTDGMVNRILGSFGVEPIQFMGDNRYFPYILIGSDVWKEFGFNTIIYLAALAGIDPSLYEAASIDGANWRKRTRLITLPLLRATIILLATLAIGNILNAGFDQIFNMYSPVVYESSDVIDTYVYRAGILDGQYGFATAIGLMKSVIAFILIILSYRLAYKYANYRIF
- a CDS encoding Gfo/Idh/MocA family protein is translated as MKQVTVALIGAGLRGGIYTGYAKHFPMDLKVVAVADPDPVRREQIMKDHGIPEENSFTDWNKLLAVPPVADAVLICTQDRMHFEPTMKALEAGYHVMLEKPMSPSLEECIQMKDQADRYGRVLTICHVLRYTVFFQTIRQLLDQGAIGDLMSIQHNENVAYWHQAHSFVRGNWRNSKESNPMILAKSCHDMDILLWLAGDDCISLSSYGHLSHFKAENAPDGAPKRCLDGCPMAEECPYYAPKIYLTDEPTWMDMAVTHHYRSYEAKYEALQTGPYGRCVYHCDNDVVDHQVVSMEFANEVTAVFTMTAFTEECNRTLKLMGTKGEIRGHMEKNEIEWISFGTGKREIIRLGNQGGHIGHGGGDYGLIRDFIRVIRGNGQNEVLTSAAKSVESHMMAFAAERSRLERRTVHLSEMSIIPG
- a CDS encoding response regulator; this translates as MTSVLIVDDDHLVRKGFIGIMPWQKYGFTVAGEASNGEKALELLEITEVDLMITDLAMPVMSGLELMKEVKAKYPHICMVVLTFHHDFTLIQEALRLGAVDYITKIELEQEQLDSILIRISDRIHTGKSGNASDPDESMELILVEESCSAYSEEVQECISNAKGLIREYFQTELLLPDVAQKVNMSRSYFSRCFKDIVGRTFHDYVRELRIEHAKSLLRQTNKPVQWISVQSGYPNEKYFFKVFRDITGYLPGEYRKKTRKESGRASYTISRT
- a CDS encoding glycoside hydrolase domain-containing protein gives rise to the protein MRRKIPSFLLIMILLLSAAPVSYAGHGELDVWVVNSLKTVYRTSALPQNPVTSIQIVSAKNEYESSQIAVRGASDFKITKVQFSDLVSANRKSIASSNLQYHFEEYELPDTVQPNLFNPERVGEQIYPESDIPDPLSNEKSMKTAANSTQPIFITSYVPSSAEPGVYQGNVTIKTNRGDYTVPLQVEVANVEIPQTSEAHFMNYIWAMTNGFTWDGMQFGDASSNAFDVGQYYYGVKTYSNKWFKLMDNFAKVMTEYRQNMIWVRTDLFLKETGTNLSEFVNGIPDDIDWSLFDRYMQIFIDRGMKDFANAHLIHILNYMPASEKPDASWNTKLPDALPQTDAFLENYLTALHDHLVEKGWTKENGFTWYQHIRDEPIDDNATNYWTYIAKKVKQIVPDFKTVDADPNGILLNEKTKPYVDVWVPLTPAFQEKKDQYKAEQAAGQDLWVYTCEVNQPPWLNRFWTQPTLTGRLLYWNLFQDGVQGHLHWAWNAWYVGSWYGDSTIVYPDTKNMTVKSSVRYEAQRDGLEEYELLYKIKETRPELAAQIADLAVSPEDARKYTLSPDYVKSLHDYMVRAAAGEQAGDIPIPESPYDGQEMPLTYMVDNSSGDLTYTGNWFDKSRQYAYQGGVRVTETANDAVEYEFEGTGIDVVVEKNDSAGKVAISIDDAEPVIVDAYEKVQHDYFTIYHDRNLSQGRHKIKVVNMGNKSLHFDAFRVQMYDGQQTYDASLSSIMIDPLPSFQFDSGIREYKILLPEDVNAVTVTPKQKDGNGTMLINGKPIAAGEAGTANIPDGKSRITILSMASDGKTTKEYTLSLIKGNNNEPGSNAARTYSSITATAARTGDQGVTYGPQKMADGDYGTMFASPQGYNDTHPFPHEIVVTWDQPQSFNTIVMATTSGLLQGINDMDVQISSDGTNFETVSRHVPVEWRSDKDDNVMEKTYASIPDVSQVRKLKIIINDADFRTWNMYALYELELYQLPDHGELDLQITDGA
- a CDS encoding carbohydrate ABC transporter permease is translated as MVRSQTASAKIWYAALIFVMLFIALSSIAPIIHTVAVSFSNKAYAAAGSVMFWPKGFNLFAYKQIMADSKFSHSFMVSLERVLLGGAINFLMTTLMAYPLSRSSEQFTGRNAYMWFLVFTMLFSGGIIPLYILVKSLGLFDSIWALVLPSAVPIFNVILLMNFFRSIPKELNEAGSMDGAGPWYMLFQVYIPLSMPSIATVTLFSIVGHWNSFFDGMIFMRSVEHYPLQTYIQQLVVQMSISTMSSDPNKYELMRQLSNQTLNAAKIVVAVIPVLVVYPFLQKYFIQGILLGSVKE
- a CDS encoding histidine kinase, with product MEKWNRSVLRLFKLPYSLRNRLLIILSLTALLPLAILGSISYYSMLSLQENKTKAGVINHLHEVRMSLDNTFSQMNHVSQQLAFEGKVGQDVEKYLNAKAYGKKALQDEIESEIGVISFTNPNLGMIFYFSIETNERYFENYMADPKFSLDKLPLLLKANRISYYGPHKSFNPLDGHLVFSAVRKVDLKERDDIYVYIETNYKWVEALIQNQEGTEGYEHLIVDAEGRIAFSEVQNDFPEGTRFADVGENKSLVKGYFAFSEPSNQGWKVVTVISKSSYEYEVNKWIRKFTGTVIVALFISFVFALLIWRMFYNPLRGLIREIRDVKNHKLTNRPRRPSNLEFDMIHGQFDHMRTRITCLIEDIEKSEREKSELELEKLMNQINPHFIHNTLDTIRWMARGEGQTQIDRLVSTLNKLLYYNLGKGGEPTVRAELEAIRSYISLQEVRYNVCFEIHIEAEPHVLDLPIPRFILQPIVENALYHGLDGDGVIEVEIREVQGAEELLGIAVRDNGRGMDPETIRRLIEGHKEKEGKVGMGIGLQYVVRMLKSHYGGRAAFTIESTPGVSTTVMLTIPIQDKGDAAYDECADCG
- a CDS encoding SIS domain-containing protein — translated: MSEQYGVLTYPEIGGQSEALAAAWKQLEKQQDWVDQYFKSDKYDEVLFIGSGTSYYLALTAASTFRKWTGKSASAHPSSEIYLFREQAVAAKKEVLLVGISRSGESSEVILALNSVKDLAGWTTCGMTCDEESTMAKNVPCLVSPLGKEKSTVMTKSFSSMTFMLQAAMAKAAGSEAHLAELKEVMELSKDIVVNGDAAAKAVIDGHPELNKFIYLGMGAYNGLAQEACLKLKEMSCVWTESFGTMEFRHGPKSVVEPGTMVCLFLSENARAYEVKVAQEMKEYGAFVVIVTAEAGEDTSFADLVFATGGRSLSDEARSALNMPLVQYIGYYTALREGRNPDSPRNLTQVVKI